From a single Phalacrocorax carbo chromosome 10, bPhaCar2.1, whole genome shotgun sequence genomic region:
- the GANC gene encoding neutral alpha-glucosidase C: protein MEAVTPGEASVQDEAVGKSTFKECNQIAFYRRQKLLHPGKSLYRALLDSVVLSDENVKFQIIHEENKVLLQVEICEIEGNIFRLKIDEAAPLRARYKVPDVLIKEPTTQRLSLSQKEAGILVVLSVNEDYKLQVTANPFQIEVQSKGETVLSMNSNGLLYFEHLQPPPSDRKPTAENEEAASDYSKEKQENLGLWQEKFGSFLDIKAHGPSSVGMDFSLHGFDHVYGIPQHTEALLLKNTSDGDAYRLYNLDIFGHKIHDKIGIYGSVPLLVAHKPNRTSGIFWLNSSETLVDISTKAVAEHTSSESAAETAKQRAVPLTDVRWMSESGIIDVFLLMGPTAFDIFKQFAQLTGTQALPPLFSLGYHQCRWNYEDEQDVKAVDAGFDEHDIPFDVIWLDIEHTDGKRYFTWDKKKFQNPRKMQEHLRKKKRKLVVIVDPHIKVDPTYTLYSQAKDKGYFVKDRNGQDFEGICWPGSSCYLDFTNPEVRRWYGDQFAFKTYKGSTNILFVWNDMNEPSVFRGAELTMQKDAVHYNNWEHREVHNLYGFYQQMATAEGLIRRSAGKERPFVLTRSFFAGSQKYGAVWTGDNKAEWDYLKISIPMLLTISMAGISFCGADVGGFIGDPEPELLVRWYQAGAYQPFFRGHSNMKSKRREPWLFGEKNTQIIREAIRERYVLLPYLYTLFYRAHTAAEPVMRPLWIEFPGEIETFGVENEYMLGNALLVHPVTEREAKAVSVLFPGSEEIWYDFRKFKRIEDPGILKIPVTLENIPVFQRGGTVIPLKTRAGKSTEWMIDISYELHVALDKKACAIGELYLDDGHSFQYLHKKQFLYRKFTFHKNILSSSCTDESGQYQTTCVVERVIVLGFGQQPTSVTACSKDGKQKEVVFTYDTKTSALILENLALSIDSDWEICIN from the exons ATGGAGGCGGTCACGCCGGGGGAAGCCAG TGTCCAAGATGAGGCTGTGGGCAAAAGCACCTTTAAAGAATGCAACCAGATTGCTTTTTACAG GCGTCAGAAACTTCTACATCCTGGAAAGTCGTTGTATCGAGCATTGTTGGATTCGGTCGTGTTAAGTGATGAGAATGTCAAATTCCAAATTATTCATGAGGAGAATAAG GTTCTTCTACAAGTAGAAATTTGTGAAATAGAAGGCAATATTTTCAGGCTTAAAATTGACGAGGCAGCTCCTCTCAGAGCAAGATACAAAGTTCCTGATGTTCTTATAAAGGAACCTACCACCCAGAG ACTCTCTTTATCCCAGAAGGAGGCAGGTATTTTGGTGGTGTTGAGCGTTAATGAGGACTACAAACTTCAAGTCACAGCAAATCCCTTCCAGATTGAGGTACAGTCCAAGGGTGAGACTGTTCTGAGCATGAATTCCAATGGATTGTTATATTTTGAGCACCTACAACCACCTCCCAGTGATAG AAAACCTACAGCAGAAAATGAGGAGGCAGCAAGTGATTACTCTAAG GAGAAACAAGAGAATCTAGGTCTCTGGCAAGAGAAATTTGGCAGCTTCTTAGACATCAAAGCTCATG GTCCTAGTTCGGTAGGCATGGACTTCTCTTTACATGGATTTGACCATGTTTATGGAATACCACAACACACAGAAGCACTTCTTCTCAAAAACACCAG TGATGGTGATGCCTACCGGCTTTATAATTTGGATATCTTCGGCCACAAGATTCATGACAAAATAGGCATTTATGGTTCGGTGCCCCTTCTCGTGGCACACAAGCCTAACAGAACTTCAGGGATTTTCTGGCTGAACTCTTCAGAAACACTGGTGGATATTAGTACAAAGGCAGTAGCTGAG CACACATCATCTGAATCTGCTGCAGAGACTGCTAAGCAGAGAGCAGTGCCTCTAACTGATGTGCGCTGGATGTCAGAAAGCGGGATCATTGATGTTTTCCTGCTGATGGGACCCACTGCATTTGATATCTTCAAGCAGTTTGCACAACTGACAG GCACTCAAGCCCTgcccccccttttttctctgGGCTACCATCAGTGCCGCTGGAATTATGAGGATGAACAAGATGTCAAGGCAGTAGATGCTGGCTTTGATGAACATGACATTCCTTTTGATGTGATATGGCTGGACATAGAGCACACAGATGGCAAGAGGTATTTTACTTGGGACAAAAAGAAATTCCAGAACCCTAGAAAGATGCAAGAAcatctcaggaagaaaaaacgAAAG CTTGTCGTCATTGTAGATCCCCACATTAAGGTTGATCCCACGTATACCCTGTATTCACAGGCAAAAGACAAGGGATATTTTGTGAAAGACAGAAATGGACAAGATTTTGAAGGCATCTGTTGGCCAG GTTCCTCTTGTTACCTGGATTTCACCAATCCTGAAGTGCGAAGATGGTATGGAGATCAATTTGCCTTCAAAACATACAAG GGATCCACTAATATCCTCTTTGTATGGAATGACATGAATGAGCCTTCAGTCTTCAGAGGGGCAGAACTAACAATGCAGAAAGATGCTGTGCACTACAACAACTGGGAGCATCGGGAAGTACACAACCTCTATGGATTCTATCAG CAAATGGCAACTGCAGAAGGACTCATCAGACGTTCTGCAGGAAAAGAGAGACCATTTGTCCTCACACGATCTTTCTTTGCTGGATCACAGAAGTATG GGGCAGTGTGGACTGGAGACAATAAGGCAGAGTGGGATTACTTGAAAATATCCATTCCAATGCTTCTCACCATCAGCATGGCAGGGATTTCATTCTGTGGAG CTGATGTGGGAGGGTTTATTGGAGATCCAGAACCAGAATTACTTGTTCGCTGGTATCAGGCTGGAGCCTACCAGCCCTTCTTCAGAGGTCATTCTAACATGAAGAGCAAACGGCGAGAACCGTGGCTCTTTGGGGAGAAGAACACCCAGATCATCAGGGAAGCCATTAGAGAGCGCTACGTCCTCCTGCCGTACTTATACACACTGTTCTATCGGGCACACACAGCGGCTGAACCAGTTATGAG GCCCCTCTGGATAGAGTTTCCAGGGGAAATAGAAACTTTTGGTGTGGAAAATGAGTACATGCTGG GAAATGCTTTGTTGGTGCATCCAGTAACGGAGCGAGAGGCCAAGGCAGTGAGTGTTCTGTTTCCAGGATCAGAGGAG aTTTGGTATgatttcagaaaatttaaacGAATTGAAGATCCAGGCATTCTGAAGATCCCAGTAACACTGGAGAat ATTCCTGTATTCCAGCGGGGGGGCACTGTGATACCTCTGAAGACCAGGGCTGGAAAATCCACCGAATGGATGATAGATATTTCTTATGAACTCCATGTGGCCCTGGACAAAAAG GCCTGTGCAATAGGTGAGCTCTACCTAGATGATGGGCATTCGTTTCAATATCTCCACAAGAAGCAGTTCCTGTATCGGAAATTCACTTTCCACAAGAACATTCTCTCTTCCAG ctGCACAGATGAAAGTGGACAATACCAGACTACATGTGTGGTTGAACGGGTGATAGTTCTGGGATTTGGACAGCAACCCACTTCTGtgacagcctgttccaagg atgggaaacaaaaagaagtggTTTTCACATATGATACGAAGACCTCTGCACTGATACTGGAAAACTTAGCCCTGAGTATTGATTCTGACTGGGAGATTTGCATCAACT